The Elaeis guineensis isolate ETL-2024a chromosome 13, EG11, whole genome shotgun sequence genome includes a region encoding these proteins:
- the LOC105056175 gene encoding uncharacterized protein codes for MSLTVGIWRTLFSILAFSSILLGLGALATDAQGEALLSWKLTLNGSSDALSDWNPKDTTPCRWSGVSCDADNHVVELNLQYIDLFGAVPRNLSALAASLTKLVLSGTNLSGPIPPQLGDLSRLTELDLSSNALTGTIPAGLCRPGSRLERLHLNSNLLVGPVPSEIGNLSALRWLIVYDNQLDGEIPATISRLANLEVFRAGGNKNFHGPLPPEIGNCTSLTMLGLAETSISGSLPPSIGQLKKLETLAIYTALLSGPIPPEVGQCDALQNIYLYENSLSSSIPPQLGNLSKLKNLLLWQNNLVGVIPPELSGCSELSVVDLSMNGLTGRIPPTLGNLTALQELQLSVNQISGPIPPTIAECQNLTDLELDNNQISGVIPAELGRLGNLRMLYLWENKLVGSIPPEIGDCASLEAVDLSQNGLTGSIPRGLFRLRSLGKLLLLDNDLSGEIPPDIGNCSSLIRFRANGNRIAGSIPPEIGALKNLSFLDLGSNRLAGSIPPEIAGCRNLTFVDLHSNAIAGALPEDLFEGLVSLQFLDLSGNSIGGGLPSNLGLLTSLTKLILGGNRFSGQIPPEIGSCSRLQLLDLSKNALSGEIPASLGKIPGLEIALNLSWNDLSGKIPAEFSNLNRLGVLDLSHNRLSGDLQPLVGLQNLVALNVSFNNFSGRVPDNPFFSKLPISDLEGNPVLCLARCSDWEGDKARRDARRAARVATVVLLSVAVALLAAAALVLVGRRRELGGGCEDEEKDGDMSPPWEVTLYQKFGIGVADVARSLTAANVIGRGWSGVVYRARIPSTEALIAVKRFRTCDEAAAAAFACEIGALARVRHRNIVRLLGWAANRRTRLLFYDYLPNGTLGDLLHGGGGPAVEWEMRLDIAIGVAEGLAYLHHDCVPPILHRDVKADNVLLGERYEACLADFGLASVADDCAATGRGNSTPPPFAGSYGYIAPEYACMTRITKKSDVYSFGVLLLEIITGKRPVDSTFAEGQNVVQWVQEHLRRKRDPVEVLDPRLQGRPDTQVQEMLQALGIALLCASTRPDDRPTMKDVAALLREIRHDESMPGGDTRKAGGVGGGGKRAEPPPASPGRVVALCGSSSASDDFQ; via the exons ATGTCCCTGACAGTGGGGATATGGAGGACCCTCTTCTCCATCCTAGCATTTTCCTCGATTCTCCTGGGCCTGGGCGCTCTCGCCACCGATGCCCAAGGCGAGGCGCTTCTCTCTTGGAAGCTAACATTAAACGGTTCCTCCGACGCCCTTTCCGATTGGAACCCGAAGGATACAACACCATGTCGCTGGTCCGGCGTCTCCTGCGACGCCGACAACCACGTGGTGGAGCTGAATTTGCAATACATTGACTTGTTCGGCGCCGTGCCTCGCAATCTAAGCGCGCTGGCGGCTTCGCTCACCAAGCTCGTCCTCTCCGGGACCAATCTGTCAGGCCCGATACCACCGCAGCTCGGCGACCTGTCCCGGTTGACAGAATTGGATTTGAGCAGCAACGCGCTCACGGGCACCATCCCCGCTGGCCTCTGCCGCCCGGGGAGCCGGCTCGAGCGTCTCCACCTCAACTCGAATCTGCTCGTGGGCCCAGTTCCGAGTGAGATCGGAAACCTCTCGGCTCTCCGATGGCTGATCGTCTACGACAACCAGCTCGACGGGGAGATCCCGGCCACCATCAGTCGGCTCGCCAATCTGGAAGTGTTCCGGGCGGGCGGGAACAAGAACTTCCATGGGCCATTGCCCCCTGAGATTGGCAATTGCACCAGCCTCACAATGCTGGGCTTGGCGGAGACGAGCATCTCGGGGTCGCTGCCGCCATCCATCGGCCAGCTCAAGAAGCTCGAGACCTTGGCCATCTACACGGCCCTGCTCTCCGGTCCAATCCCACCGGAAGTAGGCCAATGCGACGCGCTGCAGAACATCTACCTTTACGAGAACTCCCTCTCGAGCTCCATCCCTCCCCAGCTCGGCAACCTCAGCAAGCTCAAGAATCTACTGCTCTGGCAGAACAACTTGGTTGGCGTGATCCCGCCGGAGCTCAGCGGCTGCAGCGAGCTCTCCGTCGTTGATCTCTCGATGAACGGCCTCACCGGGAGAATCCCGCCCACCCTCGGTAACCTCACCGCCCTCCAGGAGCTCCAGCTCAGTGTCAACCAAATCTCCGGCCCTATCCCGCCGACGATCGCCGAGTGCCAGAACCTGACCGACCTCGAGCTAGACAACAACCAGATCTCCGGCGTGATCCCGGCGGAGCTCGGCCGGCTGGGGAATCTCCGGATGCTGTACCTCTGGGAGAACAAGCTGGTTGGTAGCATCCCGCCGGAGATCGGCGACTGCGCGAGTCTCGAGGCGGTCGACCTCTCGCAAAACGGACTGACGGGATCGATCCCCAGAGGGCTCTTCCGGCTGCGGAGCCTCGGCAAGCTGCTGCTCCTGGACAATGATTTGTCCGGGGAGATCCCGCCGGATATCGGCAATTGCTCGTCGTTGATCCGCTTCAGGGCCAACGGGAACCGGATAGCCGGCTCGATCCCGCCGGAGATCGGGGCGCTGAAGAATCTCAGCTTCCTGGATCTCGGTTCAAACCGCCTCGCCGGGTCCATCCCGCCAGAGATAGCCGGGTGCCGGAACCTGACCTTCGTCGACCTTCACTCCAACGCCATCGCTGGGGCCTTGCCTGAGGATCTCTTCGAGGGCCTGGTCTCACTCCAGTTCCTGGACCTGTCCGGCAACTCGATAGGAGGAGGTTTGCCTTCAAATCTCGGGCTGCTGACCTCGCTCACCAAGCTGATCCTCGGAGGGAACCGGTTCTCCGGCCAGATCCCGCCGGAGATCGGCTCGTGCTCGAGACTCCAGCTTCTGGATCTCAGCAAGAACGCGCTCTCCGGCGAGATCCCGGCGAGTCTCGGAAAGATCCCGGGCCTGGAAATTGCCCTGAACCTGAGCTGGAACGATCTCTCCGGCAAGATCcccgccgagttctccaacctgAACCGGCTCGGCGTGCTCGATCTCTCCCACAACCGCCTCTCCGGCGATCTACAGCCCCTGGTCGGGCTCCAGAACCTCGTCGCACTCAACGTCTCCTTCAACAACTTCTCCGGCCGCGTCCCCGACAATCCATTCTTCTCCAAGCTCCCCATCAGTGATCTCGAAGGCAACCCCGTTCTCTGTCTCGCCCGCTGCTCCGACTGGGAGGGTGACAAGGCCCGGCGCGACGCCCGGAGGGCCGCCCGCGTGGCCACCGTGGTACTCCTCTCCGTCGCGGTGGCGCTGCTAGCGGCGGCGGCGCTAGTTTTAGTCGGCCGGAGGCGGGAGCTTGGCGGCGGGTGCGAGGACGAGGAGAAGGACGGAGACATGTCGCCACCGTGGGAGGTGACGCTGTACCAGAAGTTTGGGATCGGGGTCGCCGACGTGGCGAGAAGCCTGACCGCGGCGAACGTCATCGGGCGGGGATGGTCTGGGGTGGTGTACCGGGCCAGGATCCCGTCTACGGAGGCGCTGATCGCCGTCAAAAGGTTCCGGACGTGCGACGAGGCAGCGGCGGCGGCGTTCGCTTGCGAGATTGGGGCCCTGGCCCGCGTCCGCCACCGGAACATCGTCCGCCTCCTCGGTTGGGCGGCGAACCGCCGGACCCGGCTGCTCTTTTACGACTACCTGCCGAACGGGACCCTGGGGGACCTTCTCCATGGAGGCGGAGGGCCAGCGGTGGAGTGGGAAATGAGGCTGGATATCGCCATCGGGGTGGCGGAGGGCCTCGCCTACCTGCATCACGACTGCGTCCCTCCGATCCTCCACCGCGACGTCAAGGCCGACAACGTCCTCCTCGGGGAGAGGTACGAGGCCTGCCTCGCCGACTTCGGCCTCGCCAGTGTCGCCGACGACTGCGCCGCCACCGGGAGGGGCAACTCCACCCCGCCTCCTTTCGCAGGCTCGTACGGCTACATAGCCCCCG AGTACGCGTGTATGACTAGGATCACGAAGAAGAGCGACGTGTATAGCTTCGGGGTGCTGCTGCTGGAGATCATCACGGGGAAGAGGCCGGTGGACTCCACGTTCGCGGAGGGCCAGAACGTGGTCCAGTGGGTCCAGGAGCATCTCAGGAGGAAGCGGGACCCGGTGGAGGTGCTCGACCCCAGGCTCCAGGGGCGGCCCGATACCCAGGTCCAGGAGATGCTCCAGGCCCTGGGCATCGCCCTCTTGTGCGCCAGCACGCGCCCGGACGATCGCCCCACCATGAAGGACGTGGCCGCGCTCCTCCGCGAGATCCGCCACGACGAGTCCATGCCAGGCGGCGACACCCGCAAGGCCGGTGGAGTCGGAGGAGGAGGGAAGCGGGCGGAGCCGCCGCCGGCGTCACCCGGCCGGGTGGTGGCGCTCTGCGGCTCGTCCTCGGCAAGCGATGACTTCCAATAA